A section of the Telopea speciosissima isolate NSW1024214 ecotype Mountain lineage chromosome 3, Tspe_v1, whole genome shotgun sequence genome encodes:
- the LOC122656309 gene encoding uncharacterized protein LOC122656309, with product MEEVKKTKTKRAAAATAASFEGKIEELEKALVAIGTILLVAGLKLVFASLLEKWRALAFFLLNLLLLSIFFMSLRSDDSSDLRKDNYKIQTSSKKKKQRRKELHHCSSSTRSSNTSVRDSTIDYEDDGGDDDGGDAGPCLSKEELNAKVEAFITTFKQQLALDAKEMMSRRYYASSQVANSYSYSISN from the coding sequence AtggaagaagtgaagaagacaAAGACGAAGAGAGCAGCCGCAGCAACAGCAGCGTCGTTTGAAGGGAAAATTGAAGAGTTAGAGAAAGCTTTGGTGGCAATAGGTACAATTCTTCTGGTTGCGGGTCTGAAGCTCGTCTTCGCTTCTCTGCTTGAGAAATGGCGCGCTTTGGCTTTCTTTCTGCTAAACCTCCTTCTCCTTTCCATCTTCTTCATGTCCTTACGCTCTGATGATTCCAGTGACCTCCGCAAGGACAACTATAAGATCCAGACATccagtaagaagaagaaacagaggaggAAGGAACTCCACCACTGCTCGTCCAGTACTCGCTCTAGTAATACTAGTGTTAGAGACTCCACCATCGACTACGAAGATGACggaggtgatgatgatggtggtgatgctggtccCTGCCTGTCGAAGGAGGAGCTGAACGCCAAGGTGGAAGCTTTCATTACAACCTTCAAGCAACAATTAGCCTTGGATGCAAAGGAGATGATGAGCAGACGCTACTATGCATCATCGCAAGTAGCGAATTCTTATTCGTATTCAATTTCAAACTAA